A region from the Alphaproteobacteria bacterium genome encodes:
- a CDS encoding type II secretion system protein — translation MEYDGIRFFKSRFIRGYSLMELSIVMSILAIVASSGLAVVGSRDEANRMRITQERMAVIESTIQGFVSNSTYGYLPCPADDTLAETSNNFGKPSAYDSSTGKCAISEGMLPVRNNGTTPAFNLSDEYLYDGWNRRFRYKIATYMGNEEDFDNDETRGDISVQDLKGHEKTNLTLKEPLNFGAAYVLISFGPNGYGGYTRQTNTIIPFPSSSYNKEVENSNGDNIFVQNDKTSKFDDVLLFKRKIDLKPPKLQYAKLVTPDTECHHAGTIAKYGKPGSGSFLDSLYATDPTLANQLYKSSVALKKVCDNPPITSFSTTITCLPSTFGTSETVNGITTNFTETRANNRTAKSQDNPSIAALHDGKYVVVWQSLDQDSDEYGIYGKIFKKTGAGFSASYSNVASDPNRGEFLINTNTQGGQVQPYVVATDYGFIVAWSTNFNGDKSYIAMQRYFKNGKAYGGEYRLDPSASQLSAEPYIVPFSDDSYILLFQGISVADGNADIYQQSYGRVGIAIGGYSKVNNNTTFMSSSQTRPVGAAFENDAGYVVLWENYDTSVTPHNYDIMARRYTLVGDSYTPQDTPEFQVNATSTNDQRNPDIARLSDNRFVVVWQSNNEIMAKLYDTGFVAVGGEFQVNTTTSGIQSFPSVTGMNDGGFIVAWSSENQDGNNYGIYHRRFKSDGTAEAGETLTNTTTSNSQYIPKIASYMRNTTKYMIAWQSYLQDADSWGIYEQIFMDGDSCP, via the coding sequence ATGGAATACGATGGAATAAGATTCTTCAAATCGCGGTTCATACGCGGTTATTCATTGATGGAACTCTCCATTGTGATGTCGATTCTCGCCATCGTCGCCTCAAGCGGCCTTGCGGTAGTGGGTAGCAGGGATGAAGCCAACCGAATGCGGATTACGCAAGAAAGGATGGCTGTTATTGAATCAACCATCCAAGGGTTCGTTTCGAATAGCACGTATGGTTACCTTCCCTGCCCGGCCGATGATACGTTGGCTGAAACAAGTAATAACTTTGGCAAACCCTCCGCCTACGACAGTTCAACCGGTAAATGTGCCATATCAGAAGGCATGTTGCCTGTACGTAATAACGGCACCACCCCTGCTTTTAATTTAAGTGATGAATATTTATACGATGGTTGGAACAGGCGTTTTCGTTATAAAATTGCCACCTATATGGGCAATGAAGAAGATTTTGATAATGACGAAACACGCGGTGATATTTCTGTTCAAGACCTCAAAGGTCATGAAAAAACCAATCTCACCCTTAAAGAACCCCTCAATTTTGGTGCCGCTTATGTGTTAATAAGTTTTGGACCTAATGGATATGGTGGTTATACACGGCAAACTAACACTATCATCCCATTCCCATCTTCTTCATATAACAAAGAAGTAGAAAATTCCAACGGTGATAATATTTTCGTGCAAAACGATAAAACCAGTAAATTTGATGATGTTCTACTTTTTAAACGCAAAATCGATTTAAAACCGCCTAAACTCCAATATGCCAAACTCGTAACACCAGACACTGAATGTCATCATGCGGGCACAATAGCTAAATATGGTAAACCTGGCTCTGGAAGTTTTCTCGATAGTTTATATGCAACCGATCCAACCTTAGCCAATCAGCTCTATAAAAGTTCGGTTGCCCTCAAGAAAGTATGCGATAATCCACCGATTACATCGTTTAGCACAACCATTACCTGCTTGCCTTCAACCTTTGGTACCTCAGAAACCGTAAACGGCATAACCACGAACTTTACCGAAACCAGAGCCAATAACCGCACGGCAAAATCGCAGGACAACCCATCCATTGCAGCCTTGCATGATGGCAAGTACGTGGTGGTCTGGCAAAGCCTCGATCAAGACAGTGATGAATACGGAATTTACGGTAAAATATTCAAAAAAACCGGAGCCGGCTTCAGTGCTTCCTACAGCAATGTTGCCAGCGATCCTAATAGAGGTGAATTCCTTATCAATACCAACACGCAGGGCGGTCAGGTCCAACCCTATGTGGTAGCGACTGATTATGGTTTTATTGTCGCCTGGTCCACCAATTTTAATGGAGATAAATCTTATATCGCCATGCAGCGTTATTTCAAAAATGGTAAAGCCTATGGCGGTGAATATCGTTTAGATCCAAGCGCAAGCCAACTAAGTGCAGAACCTTACATCGTTCCATTCAGTGATGATTCCTATATTCTACTCTTCCAAGGAATTTCGGTGGCAGATGGAAATGCCGATATTTACCAGCAAAGCTATGGACGCGTAGGAATTGCCATCGGCGGATATTCGAAGGTCAATAACAACACCACCTTTATGTCGAGTTCGCAAACCAGACCGGTGGGAGCCGCTTTTGAAAATGATGCTGGCTATGTAGTACTCTGGGAGAATTATGATACCAGCGTTACTCCACACAACTATGATATTATGGCTCGCCGTTATACATTAGTTGGTGATAGCTACACGCCGCAAGACACGCCTGAATTTCAGGTAAATGCAACCTCAACCAACGATCAACGCAATCCTGATATAGCACGCTTAAGTGACAATCGCTTCGTTGTGGTGTGGCAAAGCAATAATGAAATCATGGCTAAGCTCTATGATACAGGGTTTGTTGCGGTTGGCGGTGAGTTCCAGGTTAATACCACCACGTCAGGCATCCAATCATTCCCATCGGTCACAGGGATGAATGATGGGGGCTTTATCGTTGCCTGGTCGAGTGAAAACCAAGACGGCAATAATTATGGTATCTATCATCGCCGTTTCAAAAGCGATGGTACTGCCGAAGCTGGTGAAACGCTCACTAATACCACCACCTCCAATTCGCAATACATCCCTAAAATTGCGAGCTATATGCGCAATACAACCAAATACATGATCGCTTGGCAAAGCTATCTGCAGGATGCAGATAGCTGGGGAATTTATGAGCAGATCTTTATGGATGGGGATTCATGTCCTTAA
- a CDS encoding DUF350 domain-containing protein produces MDFRELFYWDHHYNFVLLFNLFITIGLFTSIRLFSGTISHINATDELLRKDNPAFGISMAGVIFAVTLVLSSVINGEPLDSIGGSIIAVGVYGILGIVLMSLTRFIFDRFLLPKVSIRNHIIAGNIAAGITDAGNVIATAIIVRAVIKWVNIEDFTAIQAVLLAYVVSQLLLSLTTTTRLKLFSLKNPESSLTKAIESNNVAVAVRFAGHRIGTAFAIAAASNIMVYEINNIYYLIAGWAALSLILMGILEIIAFISHRIILLRVDVYSEVVNQRNVALGTIQGVIYISLGLLLYQLMA; encoded by the coding sequence ATGGATTTTCGTGAATTATTTTACTGGGATCACCATTATAATTTTGTTCTGCTTTTTAACCTGTTCATAACCATAGGGTTATTTACATCAATCCGTTTATTCTCCGGAACGATCTCCCATATTAATGCAACCGATGAACTTCTGCGAAAGGACAATCCAGCTTTTGGTATTTCCATGGCCGGCGTTATTTTTGCCGTGACACTGGTGCTTTCCAGCGTCATTAATGGCGAACCTTTGGATTCTATCGGTGGATCGATTATCGCTGTGGGCGTCTATGGTATCCTAGGTATTGTGTTAATGTCATTGACTCGCTTTATTTTTGACCGGTTTCTCTTACCTAAAGTATCTATTCGCAATCATATTATCGCCGGTAATATTGCCGCAGGCATTACCGATGCAGGCAATGTGATTGCAACAGCCATTATCGTTCGTGCTGTAATTAAATGGGTTAATATCGAAGATTTCACCGCGATTCAAGCCGTGTTGCTTGCTTATGTTGTATCTCAGCTTCTCTTAAGCCTGACCACAACCACACGCCTAAAATTATTCTCGCTTAAAAATCCAGAATCCAGTTTAACAAAAGCTATCGAAAGCAATAATGTTGCCGTTGCTGTGCGTTTTGCAGGGCACCGTATTGGTACTGCCTTTGCTATTGCCGCTGCTTCCAATATCATGGTCTATGAAATTAACAATATCTATTACCTGATTGCAGGTTGGGCCGCGCTTTCGCTTATTTTGATGGGAATTCTAGAAATTATCGCTTTCATTTCACACCGCATCATATTGCTGCGAGTCGACGTCTATTCAGAAGTCGTCAACCAAAGGAATGTTGCCCTTGGTACGATTCAAGGCGTCATCTATATTTCATTGGGATTGCTCCTATACCAATTAATGGCATAA
- a CDS encoding HAMP domain-containing histidine kinase, with the protein MATRTFEASFLTKKLRELPGFLLTTKDHALFVTIISLLILGHSMIHALLALPFPRHVSLSWVCSSFLYECSLEFIRLLPISILFLIAFIWYRLRIFSSIKIITQEIHKLGNEDIELKLPRTAPNPEVFGLIKSVLRAQKAQERIIQTLLNLSSVKELQDETIRIGERSDLMKLEILREIRHKTCNFLNAISMTTQMLLCHLRRESNIVMSPRHQEEALVRIDTLVRHIEAFTTDSLEREHFNPCDIMQECIDIQKKALIRGGINLEYAPRQDLPPIFADKIRFIQAINGLIRRASDFLVSGETIRISLKLAPIDYIDHLIITIEDNGYGIPEKKRQELFEMHDGRGIERDIDGIELSIASVRKLLILHGGDLELTDEWGKGSIITIHLPYQTTDESPRLKTTIEGNSQLPSNVTPLFKVKNRADV; encoded by the coding sequence ATGGCAACAAGAACTTTTGAAGCATCATTTCTTACTAAAAAATTGCGTGAATTACCGGGATTCTTACTTACAACAAAAGACCACGCTCTATTTGTAACAATTATTAGCTTATTAATCTTAGGGCATTCCATGATTCATGCTTTGCTTGCCCTACCATTTCCTCGTCACGTTTCGTTATCATGGGTATGCTCAAGCTTCTTATATGAATGTTCCCTAGAATTCATCCGTCTACTTCCAATTAGTATCCTCTTCCTGATTGCTTTCATTTGGTACCGCCTACGCATTTTTAGTTCCATTAAAATTATCACCCAGGAAATCCACAAATTGGGTAATGAAGATATTGAGTTAAAGCTCCCACGCACAGCACCCAATCCAGAAGTCTTTGGACTGATTAAAAGTGTTCTACGCGCCCAAAAAGCGCAGGAGCGTATTATTCAAACGCTGCTTAATCTTTCTTCGGTCAAAGAATTGCAAGACGAAACCATTCGCATCGGCGAACGTTCTGATCTCATGAAGTTAGAAATCCTGCGCGAGATCAGGCATAAAACCTGTAATTTTTTAAACGCCATCTCCATGACAACACAAATGTTGCTCTGCCACTTAAGGAGAGAAAGCAATATTGTTATGTCCCCCCGTCATCAGGAAGAAGCCTTGGTACGTATTGATACACTGGTGAGGCATATTGAAGCCTTCACAACGGATTCACTCGAACGTGAACATTTTAATCCTTGTGATATTATGCAAGAATGTATTGATATACAAAAGAAAGCCCTTATACGCGGAGGGATTAATTTAGAATACGCACCGCGGCAAGATCTCCCTCCCATTTTTGCTGATAAAATTCGCTTCATCCAGGCCATCAACGGCTTAATTCGCCGCGCCTCAGACTTCTTAGTCAGCGGTGAAACCATTCGTATTTCTTTAAAACTAGCCCCTATTGATTATATTGACCATCTTATCATTACCATCGAAGATAATGGTTACGGCATTCCCGAAAAGAAAAGACAGGAGCTTTTTGAAATGCACGATGGTCGCGGAATTGAACGTGATATTGATGGAATTGAACTTTCCATTGCCTCAGTGCGCAAACTGTTAATTCTGCACGGAGGCGATTTAGAATTAACCGATGAATGGGGTAAAGGCTCTATTATCACGATTCATCTCCCTTACCAAACAACAGATGAATCGCCCCGACTCAAAACAACCATTGAAGGAAATAGCCAGCTACCCTCCAATGTTACCCCTTTGTTTAAAGTTAAAAACAGGGCTGATGTGTAA
- a CDS encoding HU family DNA-binding protein: MNKTELIAFVAKKAGLTNASASSAVEAFLTGVTSTLKTGGKVAIIGWGSFEVTKTKARNGRNPKTGAPLKIPARNNPRFRPGKELKEAVN, translated from the coding sequence ATGAATAAGACTGAATTAATTGCTTTCGTAGCAAAAAAAGCTGGTTTGACAAACGCTTCTGCATCGTCGGCAGTTGAAGCTTTCCTTACCGGTGTTACCTCAACCCTCAAAACTGGTGGCAAAGTTGCTATTATTGGTTGGGGTTCTTTTGAAGTTACCAAAACTAAAGCTCGCAATGGCCGCAATCCTAAAACAGGTGCTCCATTAAAAATTCCTGCTCGTAACAATCCACGTTTCAGACCAGGTAAAGAGCTTAAAGAAGCTGTAAACTAG